The Streptomyces sp. NBC_01353 genome contains a region encoding:
- a CDS encoding BMP family ABC transporter substrate-binding protein, whose amino-acid sequence MRRVSKIVSASAVTAALALTATACGESSTDSGSDSGTIKVGMAYDVGGRGDNSFNDSAARGLDKAKADLGVETKELTAKTGETPADREQRLTSLAEGGFNPVIGVGFAYKDAIDKVSAKFPKVTFGLVDSVSENKNVDSIVFTEEQGSYLAGVAAALKSKDGQIGFIGGVDTPLIKKFAAGFQQGVKDTKPDASVTIQYLSTGTDFSGFGAPDKGKAAAKGMLDKGIDVIYAAAGGSGAGAIEAVAAKPGTWAIGVDSDQAKDPALSKYAGSILTSVVKNVDTGVFELIKSVQDGKPMTGTHTYSLAENGVSLTTTGGHTADIQAQIDEAKKKIVDGQIKVNTTL is encoded by the coding sequence TTGCGCCGGGTATCCAAGATCGTTTCCGCGTCCGCAGTGACCGCGGCCCTCGCTCTCACGGCCACCGCTTGTGGTGAGTCGTCCACCGACTCCGGTTCCGACTCGGGCACCATCAAGGTCGGTATGGCCTACGACGTCGGCGGCCGTGGCGACAACTCGTTCAACGACTCCGCCGCCCGTGGCCTCGACAAGGCCAAGGCCGACCTGGGTGTCGAGACCAAGGAGCTCACCGCCAAGACCGGTGAGACCCCGGCCGACCGTGAGCAGCGCCTCACGTCGCTCGCCGAGGGCGGCTTCAACCCGGTCATCGGTGTCGGCTTCGCCTACAAGGACGCCATCGACAAGGTCTCCGCGAAGTTCCCGAAGGTCACCTTCGGCCTCGTCGACTCGGTCTCCGAGAACAAGAACGTCGACTCGATCGTCTTCACCGAGGAGCAGGGCTCGTACCTCGCCGGTGTCGCGGCCGCGCTGAAGTCCAAGGACGGTCAGATCGGCTTCATCGGCGGTGTCGACACTCCGCTGATCAAGAAGTTCGCCGCCGGCTTCCAGCAGGGCGTCAAGGACACCAAGCCGGACGCCTCGGTCACGATCCAGTACCTGTCCACCGGTACGGACTTCTCCGGCTTCGGCGCCCCGGACAAGGGCAAGGCCGCCGCCAAGGGCATGCTCGACAAGGGCATCGACGTCATCTACGCCGCCGCGGGCGGCTCGGGTGCCGGCGCCATCGAGGCCGTCGCCGCCAAGCCGGGCACCTGGGCGATCGGCGTCGACTCGGACCAGGCGAAGGACCCGGCCCTGTCCAAGTACGCCGGCTCGATCCTGACCTCGGTCGTCAAGAACGTCGACACCGGCGTCTTCGAGCTCATCAAGTCCGTCCAGGACGGCAAGCCGATGACCGGCACGCACACCTACTCGCTCGCCGAGAACGGTGTCTCGCTGACCACCACCGGTGGCCACACGGCCGACATCCAGGCCCAGATCGACGAGGCCAAGAAGAAGATCGTCGACGGTCAGATCAAGGTCAACACGACCCTCTGA
- a CDS encoding M20 family metallopeptidase: MNQLKSREPGSVALPGTLSEPLRTELIVFRRDLHMHPELGNQEFRTTAALKARLEAAGLAPQVLATGTGLICDIGTWDRGRPMLAIRADIDALPIPDVKTVSYRSTVPNRAHACGHDVHTTTVLGAGLVLAELDRQGLLPQAVRLIFQPAEEVLPGGAADTIESGVLEGVGRIIAVHCDPKVDAGRIGLRPGPITSACDRLEVTLDGPGGHTARPHLTTDLVTAAARIATDVPALLARRVDARSGLAVTWGRIEAGHACNVIPQRAELSGTVRCLDLPAWRDAPDLVHAAIDEIATLHRAKSTINYVRGVPPVVNDPVITELLRDAMTARRGPYAIEDTEQSLGGEDFSWYLEHVPGAMARLGTRTPGDTTRRDLHAGDFDVDERAIAVGVELFTAAALIDGTPKH, from the coding sequence GTGAACCAGTTGAAGTCCCGTGAGCCCGGCTCCGTCGCTCTGCCCGGAACGCTGTCCGAACCCCTGCGCACCGAACTGATCGTGTTCCGCAGGGACTTGCACATGCACCCCGAGCTCGGCAACCAGGAGTTCCGTACCACCGCTGCGCTCAAGGCCCGCCTGGAGGCGGCCGGACTCGCGCCTCAGGTGCTGGCTACCGGTACCGGACTCATCTGTGACATCGGCACCTGGGACAGAGGGCGTCCCATGCTGGCCATTCGCGCCGACATCGACGCGCTGCCCATCCCGGACGTCAAGACCGTCTCGTACCGCTCCACCGTGCCCAACCGCGCCCACGCATGTGGCCACGACGTCCACACCACCACCGTCCTCGGCGCGGGGCTGGTGCTCGCGGAGCTCGATCGGCAGGGGCTGCTGCCCCAGGCCGTGCGGCTGATCTTCCAGCCCGCCGAGGAGGTGCTGCCCGGCGGCGCCGCCGACACCATCGAGTCCGGGGTCCTGGAGGGCGTCGGCCGGATCATCGCCGTCCACTGCGACCCGAAGGTGGATGCCGGCCGGATCGGGCTGCGCCCCGGCCCCATCACGTCCGCATGCGACCGGCTCGAGGTCACCCTCGACGGCCCCGGCGGCCACACGGCCCGCCCGCACCTCACCACCGACCTGGTCACCGCCGCCGCCCGGATCGCCACCGACGTCCCGGCCCTGCTGGCACGCAGGGTGGACGCCCGTTCCGGGCTCGCGGTCACCTGGGGCCGTATCGAGGCCGGCCACGCCTGCAACGTCATCCCGCAGCGCGCCGAGCTCTCCGGCACCGTCCGCTGCCTCGACCTGCCCGCCTGGCGCGACGCCCCCGACCTGGTGCACGCGGCGATCGACGAGATCGCCACGCTCCATCGCGCCAAGTCGACCATCAACTACGTCCGAGGCGTCCCCCCGGTCGTCAACGACCCGGTCATCACCGAACTGCTCCGTGACGCGATGACCGCCCGCCGCGGACCGTATGCGATCGAGGACACCGAGCAGAGCCTCGGCGGCGAGGACTTCTCCTGGTACCTGGAGCACGTCCCGGGCGCCATGGCGCGCCTCGGCACCCGCACCCCGGGCGACACGACACGCCGTGACCTCCACGCGGGCGACTTCGACGTGGACGAGCGGGCCATCGCGGTGGGCGTCGAGCTCTTCACGGCCGCTGCCCTGATCGACGGAACCCCGAAGCACTGA
- a CDS encoding N-acetylneuraminate synthase family protein — MNTRTRTFGSKTAGPGHAVYVTGEIGINHNGELENAIALIDVAADAGCDAVKFQKRTPEICTPRDQWDIERDTPWGRMTYIDYRHRVEFGEDEYRAIDEHCKKRGIDWFASPWDTEAVAFLEKFDVPAHKVASASLTDDELLRALRDTGRTVILSTGMSTPKQIRHAVEVLGSDNILLCHATSTYPAKAEELNLRVINTLKEEYPNVPIGYSGHETGLQTTLAAVALGATFVERHITLDRAMWGSDQAASVEPQGLQRLVRDIRTIETALGDGIKKVYESELGPMKKLRRVQGLVAA; from the coding sequence ATGAACACGCGCACTCGTACGTTCGGCAGCAAGACCGCCGGCCCGGGCCACGCCGTCTACGTCACCGGCGAGATCGGCATCAACCACAACGGCGAGCTCGAGAACGCCATCGCGCTCATCGACGTCGCCGCCGACGCCGGCTGCGACGCCGTGAAGTTCCAGAAGCGCACGCCGGAGATCTGCACCCCGCGCGACCAGTGGGACATCGAGCGCGACACCCCCTGGGGCCGGATGACGTACATCGACTACCGCCACCGCGTGGAGTTCGGCGAGGACGAGTACCGCGCCATCGACGAGCACTGCAAGAAGCGCGGCATCGACTGGTTCGCCTCCCCGTGGGACACCGAGGCCGTCGCCTTCCTGGAGAAGTTCGACGTCCCGGCCCACAAGGTCGCCTCCGCCTCCCTCACCGACGACGAGCTGCTGCGCGCCCTGCGCGACACCGGCCGCACGGTCATCCTGTCGACGGGCATGTCCACCCCGAAGCAGATCCGCCACGCGGTCGAGGTCCTCGGCTCGGACAACATCCTGCTCTGCCACGCGACGTCCACGTACCCGGCGAAGGCCGAGGAGCTCAACCTCCGCGTGATCAACACGCTGAAGGAGGAGTACCCGAACGTTCCGATCGGCTACTCCGGCCACGAGACCGGCCTCCAGACCACGCTGGCCGCCGTCGCGCTGGGCGCCACCTTCGTCGAGCGCCACATCACCCTCGACCGCGCCATGTGGGGCTCCGACCAGGCCGCCTCCGTCGAGCCGCAGGGCCTGCAGCGCCTGGTCCGCGACATCCGCACCATCGAGACCGCGCTCGGCGACGGCATCAAGAAGGTCTACGAGTCGGAGCTCGGCCCGATGAAGAAGCTCCGCCGGGTCCAGGGGCTCGTCGCCGCATGA
- a CDS encoding acylneuraminate cytidylyltransferase, with the protein MTTTVLAVIPARGGSKGVPAKNLAPVAGLPLVSRAVRACLGARLVTDVLVSTDDAAIAAAARAAGAEAVHRPAAIAGDTATSESAVLHAMDAFEATHGRRVDVVLLVQCTSPFLTSEEVNGTAEKVTTGGADTAFTAAPTHGFLWREGADGSEGAHGVNHDKAHRPRRQDREAEYLETGAVYAMAAEGFRTHGHRFFGHTALVVTDPARVLEIDDPHDLARARALAPLLDTPVSPRFDEIDAVVLDFDGTQTDDRVHLDAEGHEFVSAHRGDGLGIAALRRAGMPVLILSTEQNAVVAARARKLNIPVLHGIDRKDLALKQWCEEQGIDPQRVLYAGNDVNDLPCFHLVGWPVAVASAHDSVRAAARAVTLTPGGSGAVREIAAWLLGPELDTPNS; encoded by the coding sequence ATGACCACGACCGTGCTTGCCGTCATCCCGGCGCGGGGCGGCTCCAAGGGCGTCCCCGCCAAGAACCTCGCCCCGGTGGCGGGCCTCCCGCTGGTCTCCCGCGCGGTCCGCGCCTGCCTCGGCGCCCGACTGGTCACCGACGTCCTCGTCTCCACGGACGACGCGGCGATCGCGGCCGCCGCCCGCGCCGCCGGCGCGGAGGCGGTCCACCGCCCGGCGGCCATCGCCGGCGACACGGCGACCAGCGAATCGGCCGTCCTGCACGCGATGGACGCCTTCGAGGCCACCCACGGCCGCCGTGTCGACGTGGTCCTCCTCGTCCAGTGCACCAGCCCCTTCCTCACGTCGGAGGAGGTCAACGGCACCGCCGAGAAGGTCACCACCGGCGGCGCCGACACGGCCTTCACCGCGGCCCCGACTCACGGCTTCTTGTGGCGCGAGGGCGCGGACGGCTCGGAGGGCGCCCACGGCGTGAACCACGACAAGGCGCACCGCCCCCGCAGGCAGGACCGCGAGGCCGAGTACCTGGAGACCGGCGCCGTCTACGCGATGGCCGCCGAGGGCTTCCGTACCCACGGGCACCGCTTCTTCGGCCACACCGCCCTCGTCGTCACCGACCCCGCCCGGGTCCTGGAGATCGACGACCCGCACGACCTCGCCCGCGCCCGCGCGCTCGCGCCGCTGCTCGACACTCCCGTGTCCCCGCGCTTCGACGAGATCGACGCCGTCGTCCTCGACTTCGACGGCACCCAGACCGACGACCGGGTCCATCTCGACGCCGAGGGCCACGAGTTCGTCTCCGCGCACCGCGGCGACGGCCTCGGCATCGCCGCCCTGCGCCGCGCCGGAATGCCGGTCCTGATCCTCTCCACCGAGCAGAACGCCGTCGTCGCCGCCCGCGCCCGCAAGCTCAACATCCCCGTCCTGCACGGCATCGACCGCAAGGACCTCGCCCTCAAGCAGTGGTGCGAGGAACAGGGCATCGACCCGCAGCGCGTCCTCTACGCCGGCAACGACGTCAACGACCTCCCGTGCTTCCACCTCGTCGGCTGGCCCGTCGCGGTGGCGAGCGCGCACGACTCCGTACGGGCCGCCGCCCGTGCGGTGACCCTCACCCCCGGTGGCTCCGGAGCCGTCCGCGAGATCGCGGCCTGGCTTCTCGGACCCGAGCTCGACACCCCCAACTCGTAA
- a CDS encoding DUF6716 putative glycosyltransferase — MPASTKEAVRVAVLADSDTRWKWGALTARRITAAEPTGFVLRGRATPTARQLAETGVSTTPPREVTGAEFLREVRDGAYDLVVLSLVGGTVRAVLQGIADLGLERRPVIVTGYVGVVYEKLADGLLLRHGADVVLANSRHDAERFRAVYEGVGADASSVVEAALPFLGGAAYAPETGRDTLVFAAQPSVPVTRADRTYLLRRLVEHARLHPGREVLLKLRSKPGEHTTHLEELPYQRLVRDLDTPPNFRLVYGHMGEVLDRTDLLVTVSSTAALEALHRRIPTAILTDMGVREVLGNHHFIGSGLLTSFDRLDADVRPEPDEEWLSRQGVAAGGSYEKAFDAARDQVADLLAGPALPPITPYYTAETAPGYLPGILARHRLDVTAPESRDSGLRRIVREAARGAYRHGVQRVAPVIRRLGEL; from the coding sequence GTGCCAGCAAGTACCAAAGAAGCGGTACGCGTCGCCGTACTCGCCGACTCCGACACCCGGTGGAAATGGGGCGCGCTCACCGCACGCCGCATCACGGCCGCCGAGCCCACCGGTTTCGTCCTGCGCGGCCGGGCCACGCCCACCGCGCGCCAACTCGCCGAGACCGGGGTGTCCACGACGCCCCCGCGCGAGGTGACGGGCGCGGAGTTCCTCCGAGAGGTACGGGACGGGGCGTACGACCTCGTCGTGCTCTCCCTCGTCGGCGGCACGGTCCGCGCGGTCCTCCAGGGGATCGCCGACCTGGGCCTCGAACGACGCCCGGTGATCGTCACCGGCTATGTCGGCGTCGTCTACGAGAAGCTCGCCGACGGACTGCTCCTGCGCCACGGCGCGGACGTCGTCCTCGCCAACTCCCGCCACGACGCAGAGCGTTTCCGCGCCGTGTACGAAGGAGTGGGCGCCGACGCCTCCTCGGTGGTGGAGGCCGCGCTGCCGTTCCTCGGCGGCGCGGCCTACGCCCCCGAGACCGGCCGGGACACCCTCGTCTTCGCCGCCCAGCCCTCCGTGCCGGTGACCCGGGCCGACCGTACGTACCTGCTCCGCAGGCTCGTCGAACACGCGAGGCTGCACCCGGGTCGCGAGGTCCTGCTCAAGCTCCGCTCCAAGCCCGGCGAGCACACCACCCACCTGGAGGAGCTGCCGTACCAGAGGCTGGTGCGCGATCTGGACACCCCGCCCAACTTCCGCCTGGTGTACGGGCACATGGGCGAGGTCCTGGACCGCACCGACCTGCTGGTCACGGTCTCCTCGACGGCCGCGCTCGAAGCGCTCCACCGGCGGATCCCCACGGCGATCCTCACCGACATGGGCGTGCGCGAGGTCCTCGGCAACCACCACTTCATCGGCTCGGGACTGCTGACCTCCTTCGACCGGCTCGACGCGGACGTGCGCCCGGAGCCGGACGAGGAATGGCTCTCGCGGCAGGGCGTCGCCGCCGGGGGTTCGTACGAGAAGGCCTTCGACGCGGCCCGTGACCAGGTCGCGGATCTGCTCGCCGGGCCCGCGCTGCCCCCGATCACCCCCTACTACACAGCGGAGACGGCCCCCGGCTACCTGCCCGGGATCCTCGCCCGCCACCGCCTCGACGTGACCGCGCCGGAATCCCGCGACAGCGGGCTGCGCCGGATCGTCCGGGAGGCGGCGCGGGGCGCGTACCGCCACGGCGTCCAGCGCGTGGCCCCCGTCATCCGCCGCCTTGGAGAACTCTGA
- a CDS encoding glycosyltransferase family 2 protein has protein sequence MVKLSVVVPFYNVQTYAPDTLTSLRANAREDFEFLLVDDCSTDGTPELLERAVREVPGAVLIRHAQNEGLATARNTGLDAARGRYLAFLDGDDWLAPGHFARLVTAMDELECDFLRTDHVVCKGRGRSVKRAPVGRRGEVLRPRDAILPADRTTSVDYPYAWAGMYHRRLLDRGLLHFTPGLRTAEDRPWIWKLHREADSFAAVSTLGIFYRRGVSTSLTQIGDVRQLDFIRAFDQVIEETAKDADAEHLLPKAVRTYCALISHHISSIERFEPAVAKKLRSMSAAALRRMPQDVLGDALGSMDEQRAAVLRKLRRRRVGVSSLPAPSASEAAA, from the coding sequence GTGGTCAAGCTCTCCGTCGTCGTGCCGTTCTACAACGTGCAGACATATGCCCCCGACACCCTCACAAGCCTGCGCGCGAACGCCCGTGAGGACTTCGAGTTCCTTCTTGTCGACGACTGTTCGACGGACGGGACCCCGGAGCTCCTCGAACGGGCGGTACGCGAGGTTCCGGGGGCGGTCCTCATCAGACACGCACAGAACGAGGGGCTTGCCACCGCGCGCAACACCGGACTCGACGCGGCCCGCGGGCGGTACCTCGCCTTCCTCGACGGGGACGACTGGCTCGCGCCCGGCCATTTCGCCCGGCTGGTGACGGCGATGGACGAACTGGAGTGCGACTTCCTCCGTACCGACCATGTGGTGTGCAAGGGACGGGGCCGGTCGGTGAAGCGCGCCCCGGTCGGGCGGCGCGGCGAGGTGCTGCGCCCCCGCGACGCGATCCTGCCCGCCGACCGGACGACCTCGGTGGACTATCCGTACGCCTGGGCGGGGATGTACCACCGACGCCTGCTCGACCGCGGACTGCTGCACTTCACGCCCGGGCTGCGGACGGCGGAGGACCGTCCGTGGATCTGGAAGCTGCACCGGGAGGCGGATTCCTTCGCCGCCGTCAGCACACTGGGGATCTTCTACCGGCGCGGGGTGTCCACCTCGCTCACCCAGATAGGAGATGTACGGCAGCTGGATTTCATCCGCGCTTTCGACCAGGTGATCGAAGAAACAGCGAAGGATGCGGACGCGGAACATCTTCTCCCGAAGGCTGTCCGTACCTATTGCGCTCTTATTTCGCACCACATTTCGTCGATCGAACGATTCGAACCGGCCGTGGCGAAGAAATTGCGTTCGATGAGCGCGGCCGCCCTGCGGCGTATGCCGCAGGACGTGCTCGGTGACGCGCTGGGCTCGATGGACGAGCAGCGGGCGGCCGTGCTGCGCAAGCTGCGCCGGCGCCGCGTGGGCGTGAGCTCCCTGCCCGCCCCTTCGGCCTCGGAGGCAGCCGCGTGA
- a CDS encoding alpha-2,8-polysialyltransferase family protein has protein sequence MRTTQIFYASTLYGATTLAAALDSGSFGPADRRLLLVGNNAAVPETTPAPDEMPGFERLRGRFDGVLSWNEAISPLHPSGWTPRADDLPMLERHLRLLWELGDDRVELAVESVQVAPALTIARLFSEAPLDVYADGLMSYGPTRNKIDPLVGERVRRLLHLDLVPGLAPLLLAEFGATAEVVPTEAFTKVVAELADSAGPGSEEEGPALLLGQYLAALSLLTPAEEEELHVRMVRGAIARGHRRLVFKPHPTAPDAWTRRLAEEAEALGAELTVLDRPVLAEVVYRELRPALVVGCFSTALMTALAFYGIPVARVGTRTVLDRLTPYQNSNRVPLILVDALVPDLEGDTSDETLDDKALDDEALAGLVAAVGFAMQPKVRVDLRGAAARHLSGPLAERTRHYFTRRRLTVLGLPGGLPVPRHPQVRRLARRALRLKRALAK, from the coding sequence GTGAGGACCACCCAGATCTTCTACGCCTCGACGCTCTACGGCGCGACGACGCTGGCCGCCGCCCTGGACAGCGGCAGCTTCGGCCCGGCCGACCGGCGTCTGCTGCTGGTCGGCAACAACGCGGCGGTGCCGGAGACGACGCCGGCGCCGGACGAGATGCCCGGCTTCGAGCGACTGCGCGGCCGGTTCGACGGCGTGCTGTCGTGGAACGAGGCGATCTCCCCGCTCCACCCCTCCGGCTGGACGCCGCGGGCGGACGACCTGCCGATGCTGGAGCGCCATCTGCGGCTGCTGTGGGAGCTCGGCGACGACCGGGTCGAACTGGCCGTGGAGTCGGTGCAGGTCGCGCCGGCCCTGACGATCGCCCGGCTGTTCTCCGAGGCTCCGCTCGATGTGTACGCCGACGGGCTGATGAGCTACGGCCCGACCCGCAACAAGATCGACCCGCTGGTCGGCGAGCGGGTACGCCGGCTGCTCCACCTCGACCTGGTGCCCGGGCTCGCGCCGCTGCTGCTCGCGGAGTTCGGGGCGACGGCCGAGGTGGTGCCGACGGAGGCGTTCACGAAGGTGGTCGCGGAGCTGGCGGATTCGGCGGGTCCCGGCTCCGAGGAGGAGGGTCCCGCACTGCTGCTCGGCCAGTACCTGGCGGCGCTCTCGCTGCTCACTCCGGCCGAGGAGGAGGAGCTGCACGTACGCATGGTGCGCGGCGCGATCGCGCGCGGGCACCGCAGACTCGTCTTCAAGCCGCACCCGACGGCGCCGGACGCCTGGACGCGGAGGCTGGCGGAGGAGGCGGAGGCGTTGGGCGCCGAACTGACCGTGCTCGACCGGCCGGTCCTCGCGGAGGTGGTGTACCGGGAGCTGCGGCCCGCGCTGGTGGTCGGCTGCTTCTCGACGGCGCTGATGACGGCGCTGGCGTTCTACGGGATCCCGGTGGCCCGGGTCGGCACCCGGACGGTCCTGGACCGGCTGACCCCGTACCAGAACAGCAACCGCGTGCCGCTCATCCTCGTCGACGCGCTCGTCCCGGACCTGGAGGGCGACACGTCCGACGAGACGCTGGACGACAAGGCGCTGGACGACGAGGCGCTGGCGGGTCTGGTGGCGGCGGTCGGCTTCGCGATGCAGCCCAAGGTCCGCGTGGATCTGCGGGGTGCGGCGGCACGTCATCTGTCGGGTCCGCTCGCCGAGCGGACCCGGCACTACTTCACGCGCCGCCGGCTCACGGTCCTGGGTCTTCCGGGCGGACTCCCGGTCCCGCGCCACCCGCAGGTCCGCCGACTGGCCCGCCGCGCGCTGCGTCTGAAGCGGGCCCTCGCGAAGTGA
- a CDS encoding MerR family transcriptional regulator, which translates to MFTIGDFARHGRVSVRMLRHYDAIGLLRPAHVDQHSGYRFYEAGQLARLNRVIALKELGFTLEQVGSILDEQVGAEELRGMLRLRQAELETALAEAAGRLAQVGARLRAIESEGHMSTQDVVIKKVPPVRLAELSGEAAGFGPGEIGPVIQPLYERLCATLEAAGVTGFGPGIAYYEDAGRGDGSIVVHAGMTIPAGTEPDGVDIVVLPGLEEAATVVHRGPMDDILPTAQTLATWIDAHDYRSAGYARELYLECPDDKAKWVTELQEPVVRA; encoded by the coding sequence ATGTTCACCATCGGAGACTTCGCCCGGCACGGGCGGGTGTCGGTCCGGATGCTGCGGCACTACGACGCCATCGGACTGCTGCGCCCGGCCCATGTCGACCAGCACAGCGGCTACCGCTTCTACGAGGCCGGCCAGCTGGCCCGCCTCAACCGCGTCATCGCGCTCAAGGAGCTCGGCTTCACCCTCGAACAGGTGGGGTCGATCCTCGACGAGCAGGTCGGCGCGGAGGAACTGCGCGGCATGTTGCGGCTGCGCCAGGCCGAGCTGGAGACGGCCCTGGCGGAGGCGGCGGGGCGGCTGGCACAGGTCGGCGCGCGGCTCCGAGCCATCGAGAGCGAGGGACACATGTCCACGCAGGACGTCGTGATCAAGAAGGTGCCGCCGGTGCGGCTCGCCGAGCTGAGCGGGGAGGCCGCCGGGTTCGGCCCCGGCGAGATCGGCCCGGTCATCCAGCCGTTGTACGAGCGGCTGTGCGCGACCCTGGAGGCCGCGGGCGTGACCGGCTTCGGCCCCGGGATCGCGTACTACGAGGACGCGGGCCGCGGCGACGGCTCGATCGTCGTGCACGCGGGGATGACGATCCCGGCCGGGACCGAGCCGGACGGCGTCGACATCGTCGTGCTGCCGGGCCTGGAGGAGGCGGCCACGGTCGTCCACCGGGGCCCGATGGACGACATCCTGCCGACCGCCCAGACTCTGGCCACCTGGATCGACGCCCACGACTACCGCTCGGCGGGCTATGCCAGGGAGCTCTATCTGGAGTGCCCGGACGACAAGGCGAAGTGGGTGACGGAGCTCCAGGAGCCGGTCGTCCGCGCCTAG
- the leuE gene encoding leucine efflux protein LeuE — protein MLGVTDLPTYLAGLVLIILLPGPNSLYVLSVAARKGTRTGYKAAAGVFTGDAVLMTLAALGAASLLQTTPLLFMIVKYAGAGYLTWMAIGMLRAAWSMWRTRGELTAEEPEAAPATPGENPYRRALIISLFNPKAILFLISFFVQFVDPGYAYPALSFLVLGTLLQLGSFLYLTMLIFGGTRLATAFRRRRRLSAGATSAAGALFLGFAAKLSLGSTA, from the coding sequence ATGCTGGGAGTCACCGATCTGCCGACCTATCTCGCGGGCCTCGTCCTCATCATCCTGCTGCCGGGGCCGAACTCGCTGTACGTGCTGTCCGTCGCCGCCCGCAAGGGCACCCGGACGGGATACAAGGCCGCCGCAGGCGTCTTCACCGGGGACGCCGTCCTGATGACGCTGGCCGCGCTCGGCGCCGCCTCGCTGCTCCAGACCACGCCCCTGCTCTTCATGATCGTGAAGTACGCGGGCGCGGGCTATCTGACCTGGATGGCCATCGGCATGCTGCGGGCCGCGTGGAGCATGTGGCGCACCCGCGGCGAGCTGACGGCCGAGGAGCCCGAGGCGGCTCCGGCCACACCCGGGGAGAACCCGTACCGCCGCGCGCTGATCATCAGCCTCTTCAACCCGAAGGCGATCCTCTTCCTGATCTCCTTCTTCGTGCAGTTCGTGGACCCCGGATACGCCTACCCGGCCCTCTCCTTCCTGGTGCTCGGCACGCTGCTCCAGCTCGGCAGCTTCCTCTACCTCACGATGCTGATATTCGGCGGGACGCGGCTCGCCACCGCGTTCCGGCGGCGCAGGCGGCTCTCGGCCGGGGCGACCTCGGCGGCGGGCGCGCTCTTCCTCGGCTTCGCGGCCAAGCTGTCCCTCGGCAGCACCGCCTGA